A single window of Martelella sp. NC20 DNA harbors:
- a CDS encoding YhdP family protein, which produces MDDSKQKDSLIRGERTRFARGESVSLHKMPSAQTHEPMIVRASTHRSFSRHCLRFLTFFGLFAAGLLAIAYYVIESGSLDRFLAAKANEQIAAVMPEGYHARIDAARLRLSADFDLKLSVRGVALLGPDEKQIASIGTLDFAVDPVKLIGGQVTVNSVSVDDITFDSSALPATGTFRLTEHRVDSLPVLVEQMFSQTDFARGVLTAADTRSIHLSDIVFPVGSASPGKSVTVDIREVNLNLLADGILRVDGEVLLDGTPANFSAESVEEDGRTQSLQAEVSNLVLTPFLLRTKSDGDPMLGVEGTADLLLSLERARADGEPDVAAQIDVGAGRFIADSIARPFNDANLNLIYDTAKKSIEISDSSFEFDGSRFPFTAGIIDLDRYQSDVDDGYALDVLVRGGRFQSREPGLPPLIFDAKFTGEYRASIPRLLLDDISISSPQGMMAASFKAIFGDASPELSFGARIERMDTEAVKQLWPFWIARKPREWVSRNLHGGVVTNGDIAIFLSAGRIEGPGIPVKLDESEMKVAFDIDDTRITISDQMPDVERSDARVSINGGRVDVDIRDGTLSVGKSRTVKLKEGTFAIADTYTKPLMGAVDIMLSGEVRDLVKLAEAPPINALKSTDFTSDQFSGNTEVNLRASFPLDRGVAFDPVWHVVADITDGAIATPINGHQVSGLNGLVEIVPSRISFEGKGSADGVPLEVQWSMPIGKPEKNAEGDEDGPVLWLSGNLNDAQRNQLAPGLDDYVSGPVAVTVEGADEGNLIAVDLQQTTLSLPFIGWQKPPGVPATLSFTLKPGENDVTTLDDLRLTGSGLGARGQVTLDKGGLLAATLTDVAISPGDSLNVGMQREKDGLDVTLTGRSFSAKPLLDQLVKSGNGTSNGGGGSGGGNVDVHFDIARVSGENDRELSGVNGDIKVRAGAMADAVLKATTASSQPMTLTVTPDGGKKSVSLKTAGAGALLRFLGIYQKMTGGGLNLDMIETDAGWQGMATLTDFRLIKDEQLKKILSEPTAGNGKSLNAAYRNQINETDQRFHIAQAVIDISNGVLRVSDAFVRGDQVGATVKGVVRDAAGNIDMTGTFMPAYGLNRIFAEIPIFGPLLGNGNDKGLFGITFRLTGKTEKPELVVNPLSAIAPGVFRKIFEFQ; this is translated from the coding sequence TTGGACGACAGCAAGCAAAAAGATTCCCTGATCAGAGGCGAGCGTACCCGTTTCGCCCGCGGCGAAAGCGTCTCGCTGCACAAGATGCCCTCCGCCCAGACGCATGAGCCGATGATCGTGCGCGCCTCGACGCATCGCAGCTTCTCCCGTCACTGCCTGCGTTTCCTTACGTTTTTTGGTCTGTTTGCCGCCGGCCTTCTTGCGATCGCCTACTACGTCATCGAGAGCGGTTCGCTGGACCGGTTTCTGGCCGCCAAGGCCAATGAGCAGATCGCGGCGGTCATGCCGGAAGGCTATCATGCGCGCATCGATGCCGCGAGGCTGAGACTGAGCGCGGATTTCGATCTGAAGCTCAGCGTTCGCGGCGTGGCTTTGCTTGGCCCGGATGAAAAGCAGATCGCCTCGATCGGAACCCTGGATTTCGCGGTCGATCCCGTCAAGCTCATCGGTGGGCAGGTCACGGTAAACTCGGTTTCGGTCGACGACATCACATTCGACTCCTCGGCGCTGCCCGCCACCGGCACATTCCGCCTGACCGAGCATCGGGTCGACAGTCTGCCGGTTCTGGTGGAGCAGATGTTCAGCCAGACGGATTTCGCCCGCGGCGTTCTGACGGCGGCCGATACCCGCTCGATCCATCTGAGCGACATCGTGTTTCCCGTCGGCAGCGCATCGCCGGGCAAGTCCGTCACCGTCGATATCCGCGAGGTCAACCTCAACCTGCTGGCCGACGGGATACTCCGGGTCGATGGCGAGGTGCTGCTGGACGGAACGCCTGCCAACTTCTCAGCCGAATCAGTGGAGGAGGATGGACGTACGCAAAGCCTTCAGGCCGAGGTTTCCAACCTGGTGCTGACGCCGTTTCTCCTCAGGACCAAATCCGATGGCGACCCCATGCTCGGCGTGGAGGGGACCGCGGACCTGTTGCTTTCGCTCGAACGCGCCCGGGCGGATGGCGAGCCTGACGTCGCCGCCCAGATCGATGTCGGCGCGGGCCGCTTCATCGCGGATTCGATCGCGCGGCCTTTCAACGACGCCAATCTGAACCTCATCTACGATACGGCCAAGAAATCGATCGAAATCAGCGATTCCTCGTTCGAGTTCGACGGCAGCAGGTTTCCCTTCACGGCGGGCATCATCGATCTCGACCGTTACCAGTCGGATGTCGACGACGGCTATGCGCTGGATGTGCTGGTGCGGGGCGGCCGGTTCCAATCGCGCGAACCCGGTCTGCCGCCGCTGATATTCGACGCGAAATTCACCGGGGAATACCGCGCTTCGATCCCGCGCCTGCTGCTCGATGATATTTCGATAAGTTCGCCCCAGGGCATGATGGCGGCCTCGTTCAAGGCGATCTTCGGCGACGCCAGCCCGGAACTCAGCTTCGGCGCGCGGATTGAGCGGATGGATACCGAGGCGGTCAAGCAGCTCTGGCCGTTCTGGATTGCCAGGAAGCCGCGCGAATGGGTGAGCCGCAATCTCCATGGCGGCGTGGTCACCAATGGCGACATAGCGATCTTCCTGTCGGCCGGGCGGATCGAGGGGCCGGGCATCCCGGTGAAGCTCGACGAGAGCGAGATGAAGGTCGCCTTCGACATCGACGATACCCGGATCACGATCAGCGATCAGATGCCCGATGTCGAGCGCAGCGACGCCCGCGTGTCGATCAATGGCGGCAGGGTCGATGTCGATATCAGGGACGGCACGCTCAGCGTCGGCAAGTCCCGCACGGTGAAGCTCAAGGAAGGCACGTTCGCGATTGCCGATACCTACACCAAACCGCTCATGGGCGCCGTCGACATCATGCTGTCCGGCGAAGTCCGCGATCTGGTGAAACTGGCCGAGGCGCCGCCGATCAACGCGCTGAAATCGACGGATTTCACCTCGGATCAGTTCTCGGGAAACACCGAAGTCAACCTCAGGGCGAGCTTCCCGCTCGATCGGGGCGTCGCGTTCGATCCGGTCTGGCACGTCGTGGCCGATATCACCGATGGCGCGATTGCCACGCCCATCAACGGCCATCAGGTCAGCGGTCTCAATGGTCTGGTCGAGATCGTGCCAAGCCGGATTTCCTTCGAGGGCAAAGGCAGCGCCGATGGCGTTCCGCTTGAGGTGCAATGGAGCATGCCGATCGGCAAGCCGGAAAAAAACGCGGAGGGCGACGAGGACGGACCGGTGCTCTGGCTGTCGGGAAATCTCAACGACGCCCAGCGAAACCAGCTCGCGCCGGGGCTTGATGATTATGTCAGCGGCCCGGTGGCCGTGACCGTCGAGGGGGCGGACGAAGGCAATCTGATCGCGGTCGATCTGCAACAGACGACGTTGTCTCTGCCCTTTATCGGCTGGCAGAAGCCTCCCGGCGTTCCCGCCACGCTCTCCTTCACGCTCAAGCCGGGCGAAAACGACGTGACGACGCTTGATGATCTGCGGCTGACGGGCAGCGGGCTGGGCGCGAGGGGGCAGGTGACGCTCGACAAGGGCGGACTGCTGGCGGCGACGCTGACCGATGTCGCGATCTCGCCCGGCGACAGCCTCAATGTCGGCATGCAGCGGGAGAAGGACGGGCTCGACGTGACGCTGACCGGTCGCTCGTTCTCGGCCAAGCCGCTGCTTGATCAACTCGTCAAGAGCGGTAATGGCACATCGAACGGGGGCGGGGGAAGCGGCGGCGGCAATGTCGACGTCCATTTCGATATCGCCCGCGTTTCCGGCGAAAACGACCGCGAGCTTTCCGGCGTCAATGGCGACATCAAGGTCCGCGCGGGCGCGATGGCCGATGCCGTGCTGAAGGCGACCACCGCCTCCTCCCAGCCGATGACGCTGACGGTGACGCCTGACGGCGGCAAGAAGTCGGTGTCGCTCAAGACCGCCGGTGCCGGCGCGCTGCTGCGCTTTCTCGGCATTTACCAGAAAATGACCGGCGGCGGGCTCAATCTCGACATGATCGAGACCGATGCCGGCTGGCAGGGCATGGCGACGCTGACGGATTTCCGGCTGATCAAGGACGAACAGCTCAAGAAGATCCTGTCGGAGCCCACCGCCGGCAACGGCAAGAGCCTGAATGCCGCCTATCGCAACCAGATCAACGAGACCGACCAGCGTTTCCATATCGCCCAGGCGGTGATCGATATCTCGAACGGCGTGCTGCGGGTTTCCGATGCTTTCGTGCGCGGCGATCAGGTGGGCGCGACCGTGAAGGGCGTCGTGCGCGATGCCGCCGGCAATATCGACATGACCGGCACTTTCATGCCGGCCTACGGGCTCAACCGGATTTTTGCCGAAATCCCGATCTTTGGGCCGTTGCTGGGCAACGGCAACGACAAGGGCCTGTTCGGCATCACGTTCAGGCTGACGGGCAAGACCGAAAAGCCGGAACTGGTGGTCAACCCGCTATCGGCGATCGCGCCCGGCGTGTTCCGCAAGATATTTGAGTTTCAGTGA
- the tyrS gene encoding tyrosine--tRNA ligase yields the protein MSTFKSEFLHTLFERGFIHQISDETGLDDLLSKERVTAYIGFDPTAPSLHAGSLIQIMMLHWLQKTGHRPISLMGGGTGMVGDPSFKDEARKLMTVDTIAENIASIQRVFSSYMDYDAGSALMIDNAEWLRGLNYLEFLRDVGRHFSVNRMLSFESVKTRLDREQSLSFLEFNYMILQAYDFVELAKRYDCRLQMGGSDQWGNIVNGIDLGHRMDCPQLYALTSPLLTTASGAKMGKSANGAIWLNPDMLSAYDFWQYWRNTEDADVGRFLKLYTTLPMDEIGRLAALGGTEINEVKKILATEVTAMLHGRAAAEEAAETARKTFEEGALAENLPTIEVARAELDGGMGILTLLVQAGLAGSNGEARRHIKGGAVKLNDEAVSDERLSVGPDALSREGVAKLSVGKKKHILVRPV from the coding sequence ATGTCGACGTTCAAATCCGAATTCCTGCACACGCTTTTCGAGCGCGGTTTCATTCATCAGATTTCCGATGAGACCGGGCTTGACGACCTTCTTTCGAAGGAGCGGGTGACGGCCTATATCGGCTTCGATCCGACGGCGCCGTCGCTGCATGCCGGATCGCTGATCCAGATCATGATGCTGCACTGGCTCCAGAAGACCGGCCACCGGCCGATCTCGCTGATGGGCGGCGGCACCGGCATGGTCGGCGATCCCTCGTTCAAGGACGAGGCCCGCAAGCTGATGACGGTGGACACGATCGCGGAAAATATCGCCTCGATCCAGCGCGTCTTTTCCAGTTACATGGATTATGACGCCGGCTCGGCACTGATGATCGACAATGCCGAATGGCTGCGCGGCCTGAACTACCTCGAATTTCTCCGCGATGTCGGCCGCCATTTCTCGGTCAACCGGATGCTGTCCTTCGAGAGCGTCAAGACGCGGCTCGACCGCGAACAGTCGCTGTCCTTCCTGGAATTCAACTATATGATCCTCCAGGCCTACGATTTCGTTGAGCTCGCCAAGCGCTACGACTGCCGCCTGCAGATGGGCGGTTCCGATCAGTGGGGCAATATCGTCAACGGCATCGATCTCGGCCACCGCATGGATTGCCCGCAGCTCTACGCGCTGACCTCGCCGCTTTTGACGACGGCATCGGGCGCCAAGATGGGCAAGTCGGCCAATGGCGCGATCTGGCTCAACCCGGACATGCTGTCCGCCTATGATTTCTGGCAGTACTGGCGCAACACCGAGGATGCCGATGTCGGCCGGTTCCTGAAGCTCTATACCACGCTGCCGATGGACGAGATCGGTCGGCTTGCGGCGCTTGGCGGCACGGAAATCAACGAGGTCAAGAAGATCCTCGCCACCGAAGTGACCGCCATGCTGCACGGCCGCGCCGCTGCCGAGGAAGCCGCCGAGACCGCGCGCAAGACCTTCGAGGAAGGCGCGCTTGCCGAAAACCTGCCGACGATCGAGGTCGCCAGGGCGGAGCTCGACGGCGGCATGGGTATCCTGACGCTGCTGGTCCAGGCCGGCCTTGCCGGTTCCAACGGAGAGGCCCGCCGTCATATCAAGGGCGGCGCGGTGAAGCTGAACGACGAGGCTGTCTCCGACGAGCGCCTCTCGGTCGGCCCGGACGCGCTGTCGCGCGAAGGCGTGGCCAAGCTGTCGGTCGGCAAGAAGAAGCACATTCTGGTGCGCCCGGTGTGA
- a CDS encoding HXXEE domain-containing protein: MFSPSHLSLFLAIALMLHVTEEFYFPGGFIEWYRELVPPKTTGIRFGYLVFVNTAVMFIAALGLFYGDSPSGASIFLGLSTAMAVNALFHVYGVIRLRKYSPGVVTGVILFLPLYAIGLTTVIGGGLLPVWLPFVYLVFAIAYHAKSLRRQSK; this comes from the coding sequence GTGTTCAGCCCCTCCCATCTCTCGCTCTTCCTGGCCATCGCCTTGATGTTGCACGTGACCGAGGAATTCTATTTTCCGGGCGGCTTCATCGAATGGTATCGCGAACTCGTGCCGCCGAAAACGACGGGCATCCGGTTCGGCTACCTCGTCTTCGTCAACACGGCGGTAATGTTTATCGCCGCGCTCGGGCTTTTCTACGGTGACAGCCCCAGCGGCGCATCGATCTTCCTCGGGCTTTCCACGGCAATGGCGGTCAACGCGCTCTTCCATGTCTATGGCGTCATCAGGCTTCGCAAATACTCTCCCGGCGTCGTCACCGGGGTCATATTATTTCTGCCGCTCTACGCCATCGGCCTCACCACGGTGATCGGCGGCGGGCTGCTGCCCGTCTGGCTGCCGTTCGTCTATCTCGTTTTCGCGATCGCCTATCATGCCAAATCCCTCCGCCGTCAGTCGAAATAG
- a CDS encoding alpha/beta hydrolase has translation MPEVIFNGPAGRLEGRYQPSPEKNAPIAIVLHPHPRFGGTMNNPIVYELFYMFQKRGFTTLRFNFRGIGRSQGEFDHGSGELSDAAAALDWVQGLHPDSKTCWVAGYSFGSWIGMQLLMRRPEIEGFMSIAPQPNIYDFSFLAPCPSSGLIIHGDADKVAPPRDVNGLVEKLKTQKGILITQKTLSGANHFFAGRNDELLSECEDYLDRRLDGELVPEPAPKRIR, from the coding sequence ATGCCCGAAGTGATTTTCAACGGTCCGGCCGGTCGCCTTGAAGGCCGTTACCAGCCGTCCCCAGAGAAGAATGCGCCGATTGCGATCGTGCTGCATCCCCATCCCCGCTTCGGCGGCACGATGAACAATCCGATCGTCTATGAACTGTTCTACATGTTCCAGAAGCGCGGCTTCACCACGCTGCGGTTCAATTTCCGCGGCATCGGCCGCAGCCAGGGCGAATTCGATCACGGCTCGGGCGAATTGTCGGATGCGGCGGCAGCGCTGGACTGGGTGCAGGGCCTGCATCCCGATTCGAAGACCTGCTGGGTCGCCGGCTATTCCTTCGGCTCCTGGATCGGCATGCAGCTTCTGATGCGCCGGCCGGAGATCGAGGGCTTCATGTCGATCGCCCCGCAGCCGAACATCTACGACTTCTCGTTCCTGGCCCCCTGCCCCTCCTCCGGCCTGATCATCCACGGCGATGCCGACAAGGTGGCCCCGCCGCGCGATGTCAACGGCCTGGTCGAAAAGCTGAAGACCCAGAAGGGCATCCTGATCACCCAGAAGACGCTTTCCGGCGCCAACCACTTCTTCGCCGGCAGAAACGACGAGCTGCTCTCCGAATGCGAGGACTACCTCGACCGCCGCCTCGACGGCGAACTGGTGCCGGAGCCCGCGCCGAAGCGGATCAGGTGA